Sequence from the Mixophyes fleayi isolate aMixFle1 chromosome 4, aMixFle1.hap1, whole genome shotgun sequence genome:
AAATTGTGTTGTTGTGCTGCAGCTTCTTGGATGTCAAAACAGCCAGTCACTAATCTGGAGGAATACTTACAGTGCTCTGTAGTGTAGTTATCAGTAGTATGTGTTTTTACTCCACATCACTTGACAACAATGGAGAATTTCAGGCAACCCAACTGTTGCTAATTTATATCATCATGATAtataggcagcacagtgacttaatggttagcacttctgtcttacagcactggggtcatgagttcaattcccgaccatggccttatctgtgaggagtttgtatgttctccctgtgtttgtgtgggtttcctctgggtgctccggtttcctcccacactccaaaaacatactggtaggttaattggctgctaacaaattgaccctagtgtgtctctctctcttactctctgtgtatgttaggaaatttagactgtaagccccaatagggcagggactgatgtgagtgggttctctgtacagcgctgcggaattagtggagctatataaataaatggtgatgatgatgatataggttGTTCAGCGGTAAGTAGTTATCTAAAGTCACTTAGAGGTAGATAACTCTGAAATACATACAGTTGTATTAAGTGCCACCAGTAAACATCCACTGTACAGTTACAAGTGTTACATTTTATGTAGCGCTAACATCTGATAAAACCTATACACATACTTACCTGCAATAAGGAGATATTGGTGAATGATTTTGTGTTATAAGATGATAATAAAGTAATCATCCCATGTTTTCGTTGTATTAAACTTAAGGGTAGGCTTGAGGTCCATTGGAGGATCCTCTGGAAACTTTAAGTCAGTCTCAGTTAGCATTCCAGCGTCTCACTGAGAGCCATGGATGGGGATGTTTGTAGATGTAGAGTGCAGTGGCACAATAAGCCTGCCACTAGAGGGCGCAAAGAAGAGCCACACTATCACCACTGTATTTCTCCTGCCCCATCTTTCCTATCTGTCAGCAGGGGAATTGCTGGGACCTGCCATCCCAAAGTCTCAAGCACAGAGCCCCACgtattttaaattctttatttttttattattattattattattattattattataattaattattattattattattattacatttcattattattaacttaatttaaaatccacttTTGGATCCTCCCCTCATACTTCTCCCCTGCTCTTCCATGTAGAGTGACCACTCGTTGCCCTGTGAGCTCCCagcacagagggggcagtgtgtcgcTCAGTTCAGCAGTATGAGAGAGGCAGGGTGGGCTCCTTCCTCCTGTGCTGTCAGGACACAGTGATACAGTTCCTGGCAGCTCCCAGCTTCCTGTAATGGGGTTTAGAAGGTATTCAATATTTGCTATATGGGTGGGTGCATATAAGAAAGAGAAGGGGTTGTTCAAGGTGgacaacatatttaaatgtttatgtgACTTATGCCTCTACAGCTATAATAAACCATGTTTCCTCTTTTTTTGGTGTCACTTGTAAATTTTACCTTCTGCAAACATGTAGTAGGAGGGGGGCCGGAAATACTACTGGCCAAACTTAGACGGTTCAAACAGCTagatgagtgacataatgtcacccATTCACTGTCTTTATTGTCACCCCCTCACTATGTGCCAGCCACTCACCTGTGATGCTGCCGACTTCATGTTGGTAatgggctgggagtgtggcaccagactatgatgtcacagcctggTGCCACACTCCCTAgagcaggtctggccaacctgtggctctccaggtgttgtgagactacaatcCCCAGCCTGCTTTGCCAGTAAATAGCCAGTCAGtagctgacaaagcatgctggggcttgtagtttcacaacacctgcccTAGAGGACGacatgctgctcctccatgttggtaatgggctgggagtgtggcaccaggctatgatgtcacagcctggTGCCACACTCCCTAGAGGATAACATGCTGCTCCACTACCACTCCACACAATGTTAGAAGTGGGATTCTGGTGGGGCAGCGCATGGCAGGACGGGTGGGAGCTGCTACCAGGGGAAACATGCCAGCCATGCGTAGCAGCATCTATGATAATAGAATAGGGCATATTTTGGAAACCTAGCAATGCTTTTGCTTCCCATCTtattgcaggggcgcacggaggattgttggggggggggtttctccccgccgacccaaaacccccccccccccaaaaaaaaaacccagagagagctgctgcgcatgcgcggagctccgtttcgccagcgctgtcctatacagcagccgcggagctgtctaagaagcgtctgcggcggtgatgtatacaatacagcaacgccgcagacgcttctttgacagcgctgcggctgctgtataggacagtggccacttagttagcgcgggggggggggtttctagagactcagaacccccccctgcgtgcgccactgtattgCACAAGTTTATTAATCTCATGAATGTCCTGATGGTGGTAGGTATAGCTCAGTAACATCTGGCGTGCCTATGATATGAGGTGTTTAGGTGCCTATAAATATTCTCCGGTGTCTTTTTCACCATATGCTAAAATGGGTGTGTATAACAGGGGAATGTATTACCTTTCACCTTCTGTATTACAGACCTCTCAGGAAATCAAGGCTTGTAGCATTAACCTTGATTGAAAACATTAACCTTTACACAGACCTCGCCAAATCAAACATCAAAGTTTCACTACTGAAGCCGTGGGATTATGGAAATCCTTTCCACGGGTGCTTTGTTTCCCTGGTTTATTGTTTTAGCCCAAATCGCAGGGATTGGTGACACAGTCAACCAATAAACAGCGCTGCTTATATAGTTACACATTCTGAATGTAAGTACtgtggggggagaagagagaataTAAAGGGAGCTCTCAGTCTTTATCAGTATTGCTATGGAATTAACGTTTATCCGGCAGCCTGGATTGTAATCCTGGGATATAATTAAAAAATCAGTATTAACAAGGAAAACGGTGTGCATCAAAATGTAATCAATTCTGCAGAAGCTTAACCATCTGCTAAAGGTTAAGTCTATGCATGTATACTGATGTCAGACTATTTATATGCAGGATTTAGCTCTTGGTGAGTGTTTGGTCCGCTTAATCTACTGCACTGATAAAGCGAACATCTGCAGACAGATATCCCTGACATGGTGCTCAGCTGTTACAGGGGGCAGTGGGTTTATCATGGTTAGCAGGATAAAGTTCTAGAGTATCACAAGGCAATTTACTTCCAACTACACTTAATATATAAGCCAATGCTATTACTACATTATGGTATTTACATACAGTACTGCTGTCCTGGGGGGTTATCATCCAAAGCACATTCCATTAATCCTACGCATCTCTATACAACAGTTGTTTTAATATATGCTTATATTTTTGCACAGTAGGTCAAATGCTTAATATCCACCTATGTCCAATATTTACCCAcctatatatatagacatatacaatatatatatataatatatattccacatttatatatatatatatatatatatatatatatatatacatattccataaatatatatgtatataccggtatatatataaatatatatatagggagtAATTTAGGAATAAGAATATCAGGAGCCTCCGACAGTAGAACAATTAATCTGCTTTCATACAAGTCTCAGAACTCCAAGTTTATCTCTATTAACGCTTTTATCTTgcagtgagggggcacagtatTACTTGTAaagctagatacacactacacagttttcatcaaaTAATCgactaaatcagccgacatacgaccgctcgttcaaaattcgggtcagtgtgtgcagtgactcgatggtcgaaagtctgccctaatggacgattgtcgcctcatttggttggtcgtaccgtttaatattttcgttccaatctcgtttccgttgtgtagtgtgtataaacttccgaccgatccacaacagtgagtactaAATTACAGTCAtttctcacgacaacatggctgtaaaaagtcgctaaagggacgtccgctcttccctttatcgtcctaaacaaggctagtgtgtatgcagtccacggGCCGaacgatcggaacatcgatcgcatgtaaaatcgctcggcataaaaagttggtagaaaattctgtagtgtgtacccagctttacacacaaGTTTCCATTTGAAACAAAACAAGTCACTTGTTTAAGGTAATCATCATATACCTGCCTGTTTCacctttacttctttttttggcTCAActtggtaaaaaaatatattcaaaaatagttaaaatagattaaaaagattttagaaaaaatctaaaaatatagttaaaatcTCTTGACcgtttaaaaatgctttattcaaataataaagcattttttcattcagTTTCTTTTATCATCGCCATCTTGTACCTCACTGATGCTTGTTTGACTTGCTTAATATTAACAACATGCGGAAGCTATCACCAGTGAAGGGTGGGGCCAACACTGCTTAAAGCACTGGTATAGCCTGCAGTAACCCAGTTacgctactagtatgtttttggactgtaagaaacccatgcaaacacagtgacaatatacaaacacaggcccggcgctcccattaggcaacattaggcagttgcctagggcgccgggctctggtgggcgccacagaagtaaaatgcagagtattgtactttaatactgtgcggcgaccgctgagcataccttccacagccgccgcacagcttctgatagatccacagggaggggggaagggctatggatcaccaccgctgccgccctcccctccaacagctgctGAGGCGCACCAACCCaccgtctcctccactccccctcccctcactgactgtcgggtgtgacatcatcatcagtgtcagtgagggacgggacccggcagagaggagcagccttatggagccaagtttaaggtaaggaaagaccggGGGAGTGGGGggtggattttgaaattgtgcctgggGTGGGGGTGGCGGGGGCCAgcagattttgaaattgtgcctgggggaggggcggattttgaaattgtgccgagtggggggcggattttgaaattgtgcctagggcgccgaggaccctagcacggCCCTGTACAAACACTGCACAGATAGAGCCCCTATTTGAATgttaccaggggcaggctgggatgggggcacggggacatctgccccccaggacggtcccatagtgggctaccttgggctgggacactgggtcacctgccttttttttcctttaaaatgttcctaatggacTGCTAAGTCTATTcccctaggctaaaatttgccagccctcccctgaatggAACCCATGGTGTCAGCGCTGCGAGGAAGTCCTGAATCACCGTAATGTTTTCAGTTATGGGCCATTTTCAAGATAAGTCATGTGATgcaagtgacatcactactctccaatTAGAAGCTATATTTTATGGGAGTGACAATACTACTTCCCAAAATATAAGGATAGATTTTACAGGATACTTTCTATATATTCATTTCAcctgtataatatattttattataattatattaattataatttatatttgagCATATTAATTCAGATTTATTTGTTTGGCAGCTTTTCTGAGCATATTCGGGGGCCGATGAAGGCCTAAACGGGCTCACCCCCAAATTTTGTAAGGGGAACAGCGATGTCTTTTTCTGCCCCTGAATGCTCAGAATAGTGGTGTCTTGTAACACCTACTTATAAGGAAAGTGAGATGTAACTGTGTAGTTCCCAACCATATAAAGGTGATGACTGAAACATGAGGTGGCTCCTGCTATCCTATTTATTTAAGTTTCCAacattattatgtatttaatgtatttatttttctataagtAAAAACTTCTGTACCCAGAATTTTGACAGTTTCTTtttccagtggagcttacaatctaattttggCGCCTGCCATGGTGCACTAATTTTGCTTTGGAACAAAACAAGTTGCTTGGATGTGGAGATCCTTATATCTAAGTGTCCTTGCCTATCtgggggttatttactaacataggAGCAAACTTGTACTGTGGAGTAACCCATAGCAACGGACCAGCAGGATTCTTTCATTGGTTTAGTGCAGTGATGGGCATCAAAAttgctgcacattacccttaatatcagtaataagtttaaatcccctgaaaactgcagttttctgaGTATCAACACATTATCAagtaacaaggggcctgattcattagtgatcttatcttgtgcaaatgTTAAGATGCTTGTTTTAAGAAGaatcagggagataagagtgaagttaagatggatttttatcttaacttaagaaattcttcacttacgcagtggatttttatacttatctcccttttctgggcatgaacagagtggatttgcttaagaaaagcaaaaaacagcagataagatcactaatgaatcaggcccaaggtgtttaTGGGAACTGCGATTCTGCCCTATTCATCAAACTGACCCCAACAGCTAACCTCATAAAAAGATGGCATTGGCCAGcctatcctatggggagagcattgcaggagagggatctttggatcacTCCCAGGCAGGCTTCATATTCCTGCCCTATCACAAATTATTTGGGTCATAAGCACCTGTACTATAGATTATTTGCAGAGACAGGCTCCTATTGGAGCCCCTGTCCTGGCTGATTAATTGTAATAAATAGCCACGTTAATTaattatcattgcgataagaaatTATAATTAGCTTGAGCAATAATTGATGAGTCATTAATAGACCCTAATATGTATTGAAGAAAGAGACAATATGTGCCCTTATAAACACCCCTCAGATCCCTCACAATGTTCACTCACACAAATGCTCCTGAAAACCCCTTTTTTCCCCCAAACTCCTCTCAGATCCCCCACTTTCTCTAAAACACCCCTCAGCCTCCACACTCACTTATTTAATAAGAGCTATAAGCTAATAGTTCGTAGTTTAAATCCTAGACACTAATCAGTAATGTAAAATACAGTAGTACAATACTTATGCATGCACATACATCTCAAACAACAATTCTAAGTTCCTAGTCTTGGCACTAGTTAAAACATAATGAGAATTCCTGTATTCTAGAACGCAATAGGTTAAAATGGGAGGCTTGTGAATGGGAAGTTCGGACCTAATTTTAAGCCTCAGgtattatttttataatcatCTTATGTATTTGACACCGAGATATTCTATATCTGAGTACAGAGAAATATCTAGTGTTCACAGAAACTCATAAAGGGGGCACCCCTTCCTATATTATCCACTGTAGCTTCCGAGAACCCAATtcactgtgtatatttgtgtgtggcACAGAGGTAATACAGTGTAACAATGTACTTGGTGATACTGTGATTTCCACAGCTGTGATCAACAAGAGGTGACAACTAAATGCTGCATCCCTGACATATGCAACCTTATAACTGTTCGTATGAAGCACATTCAGTAGCCCTGTTGGAGAAGGTGGTTATATTGGGAAATGTTTATTATACCTTCACACGTCAGAATTATTTCTACGTCTACATTGTACGTTCATCCTTCAGCTCCACATAACAAGCTACGGACTACATCGTCACATCTGTCTTTAGATTTTTGGATAATGTAACCCTTCAGCTGCTGGGTAGAGGATAGGTATCCCCAAGAGCCCTTACCTCGTTCCTGTGCGCTCTGGCAGTGTCAGTgttaatgattcataaatgcAATTCACGTTCACCTCCTTGAACAACCCCCAGTCTGTGGAAAGGGTTAAGAACCACAGCTGTAAACTGCAGCTCTTAGTTCACTATATATGTCTCTGTCCACCAATACTGATGCTCTAATGTGAATTTGgatccctccctccccctcagcCACCTTCTAAAATGAAAATAGTTGGGGAGGGGTGACTGGGGAGAGGGGGGATTGTTGAAAGTATATTGAAGAAACACAAGTCCATGTAGCACGATCTTCACATTTAGCAAAGAGCTTCCGATTTTCTGCTATCAGATTGGATTAAGAGATCTTGGCTGGAGCCAGGTTCCccagtgagagaggagagagcgggaggaggattttttttttgcctgaggATTTGTTGAGTTTCATTAGGTCTGACCGGTGCTGAGTGAACACAACGGGCATCAGCAGCAGAGGAGATGTGGTGGAGTATGGGAAGACCATGGTCTGGGCAGGTTCTCCTGGCTCTCCTAACTTGTTGCCTGGTCCCTGCTTCCAGCCAGATCCGATACAGTGTCCCAGAGGAACTGGACCACGGGGCTTTTGTTGGAAACATCGCGGAGGACCTGGGTTTGGATATCTCCAAGCTGTCACCTAGGCGCTTCAGGATCGTGTCTGGAAGCAACAAGCAGCATCTGGAGGTCAATTTGGAAAATGGAATCTTGTTTGTTAATGAGAAGATAGACAGGGAAGAAGTTTGCGAGTTCCAGCCTGTGTGTTCCTTACATTTGCAAGTGGTTATGGAGAACCCGCTGGAGCTTTACAGGGTAGAGGTGGAGATTTTGGATATCAATGATAATGCACCCAGTTTTCCATGGCACGATTATGTGCTGGAGGTGACCGAGTCCGCAGCTCCCGGCGCCCGCTTCCCATTGGAGAGTGCCCAGGACCCCGATGTGGGCACCAACTCCTTGCGCACGTACAAGCTCAGTCCTAACGGGTTTTTTTCCCTGGAAGTGCAGAGCAGGAGCGATGGGAGCAAATTTGCTGAGCTGGTTTTGGAGAGACCCTTAGACAGGGAGCAGCAAAAGACTCACAGGGTCTTGCTGACTGCCATGGATGGGGGGATACCTGAGCGGTCTGGCACGGCTTTAGTTATAATCAGTGTGTTGGATGCCAATGACAATGTGCCCACCTTTGACCAGACATTTTACCGGGTAAGTCTACAAGAAAACGTCCCCAGGGGCACCCTTGTAATAAAATTAAATGCCACTGACTTAGACGAGGGTACCAATGGGGAGATTGAATATTCGTTTAGTGGGCACGCACCACAGAAAGTAAGGGACCTATTCATGGTGGAGCCCCGCACCGGGAATGTGAGGGTTAAGGGGATTCTGGACTATGAAAAGTCCAATCTATATGAACTGTATATACAAGCGAAGGACAGGGGGCCCTCTGCTGTGGCCGTGCACTGCCGGGTGCTGGTTAACCTGCTGGATGTGAACGACAATGCTCCAGAGGTGATTCTTACATCTGTGTCCACACCGGTCATGGAAGACGCTCCGCCGGGCACAGTTATTGCCGTGATCAGTGTGATGGATCGCGACTCTGGCGACAATGGGGATGTCAACTGCGATATACCCAAAAATGTCCCCTTCCAACTCCACTCATCCTACAAAAACTACTACACACTGGTGACCACCGAGGTGCTTGACAGAGAGGCTGTGTCCGAGTACAACATCACGATCAGcgccagggactttggatctccACCGCTGATGACCAAAAAAATCATCTCTGTTCAAGTGACGGATATTAATGACAACATTCCCACTTTCCTACAGCCATCCTATACTGTGTATGTGATGGAGAATAACCCCCCAGGAGCATCCATCTGCTCGGTGACTGCTTTGGACCCAGATTCTAACCAGAATTCCTATTTGTCCTACTCTATCATGGAGGGTCAGATACAAGGGATGCCAGTATCTACCTATGTGTCCATTAACTCGGACAGTGGCAATATTTACGCGTTGCGCTCTTTTGACTATGAACAAATCCGTAACTTTCAGATCAGAGTGCAAGCCCAGGATGCTGGCTTTCCTCCGCTAAGTAGCAATGTTACTGTTAATGTCTTTATTCTGGATCAGAATGACAATGTCCCCGTGATTGTGTCACCTCTGCCCAAGAATGGCACAGTGGCAACAGATGTTATACCAAGATCTGCCGACCCCGGGTACCTGGTAGGTAAGATCTCAGCCATGGATGCTGATTCTGGCCAAAATTCTCGCCTTTCCTATCAGATTCTCCAGGCTACGGATACTACCCTGTTTAGCATCGCCCTATATACTGGAGAGCTGAGGACTATACGTGCTTTGGTAGACAGAGATGCCACAAAACACAGACTTGTGATCCAAGTAAGAGACAATGGGCAGCCTTCATTATCCACTTCTGTCTCCATAGTCCTGACAGTGGTGGACAGCATCCCGGAGACCCCTTCAGAATTTAATGATCTGCCTCTAAATTCAGACCCTTCCACCTCGTCTCTAACTCTTTATTTAATAGTGTCCCTTGGCTCGGTGTCCTTTACATTCCTGGTGGCTATAATTGTCCTCACAGTCATTAAATGTCACAAAGACAGACTGTCCCTGCAGGATTACAAGTGTTCCATCCCTACCTGTTGCTGCATGAGGTCTGGATCATCGGGAGATGTCTTTAAAAACTCGAATATCAACCTGCAAATCTCATCTGGGAATAAAGTTCAAACGAACTGTATGGAATCTTCGGGAAGTGGCCCCCAGAACTATTGTTATAAAGTCTGCCTAACACCAGAATCGGCCAAAAGCGACTTTATGTTTTTAAAACCCTATAATTCTACAACACAAAATAACGAAAAAATTCCAGAAAAAACAGCCCCTGGCAAAGGTGGACAGAATCCTCCTGCCGCGAACAATGCAGTCAATGAGGTAAATCATGAGTTAAATTGGAAATATGCTTCTTCTCTAGTCTATGAGGCTGCTGATCCACGTTCAGCAGCTGAGGCAATTGACTGTACTTTATATCTGGGTAGAGTATAGATTGGCGCGCCTTAGCGCAAGGATGCTTGTCCTTGGCGCACAGCTCTGGCACGCAAAGGGTTAATGGCAGACCTGACATCACCAGCAACAAAAGCCCCCTGTACTCCCCATATCTAAAATACTGGTACATTAATGACATGCGTGCACAAGGGTAAAAGAAATATccagtagatttttttttctaggtaATGCAACTGttagaaataatgatttaattaaacTGCTCCAGCCACTGTGCgctgaaattgtttttttttattatcagcaGTAAAATCAAAATATAACTGTCCAAAAAGGCAAGCATAGAGCATCCTGCTCATGTATTCCTCATAAGCTTCCAAGGGCATTTAGCTTTATGGAACATCTTCTCCGCGTCCCCAGTTTCATCCTGTGTATGTAATTTATGTCTTACAATTATTCTGTTCTAACTCCAAGGGCGTCCTTCAGGATGGACCAAATGGATCTTTTCGATGGCTGTGTTGTCATTGCTTTACGTGTGACACATGAAATCAGTGTCTGAGAGCTGTGAATCACTGATCAGTGTGCCTATaaatcctgctccccccccccctgctccaACAATAGTGTATTATCTGCTTTGCTGGGATTTCAGCACGCTGGGGGAGACTACAGCACCATTACTATGCAGAGCGCCAGGGCTGGGGTAGATATGTCTTTCTTACACAGACACTCTCAAGATTAACAAAGCACCAGTGTGAGGCCGCTGGTGTGAAtcaatgtattgcaatatgtattAGAAAGTAAAAAGCCCTGCAGTGCTATGATGCTACAAGGTTACAGTGGCATACACATATTATCTGTGCGTGGAGCTCCAGGCAcatatgtcattatatatatatatatatatatatatatatatatatatatatatatatatatatattgtatatattcatatattcacacacatttctgtgtgtatatatatatatatatatatatatatatatatatatatatatatatatatatttcagtatttGGTTCCTGTAAACACACTAATTGTTTTTAGTAAAATATTGTAACTTGTCTATTTACAAATAGACTATATAGTCACGCGTCTGTGTCTAACCTGCTCATATGGCTTAAGCGTATCACGACTAAGGACCACAAGAAGGATGTTCTGTCTCTTCTTATTTGTCACATAGAAGtgcagtgactctcaacctgtggCTCAGGAGACATTTACGCTACTCCCTGGGGCTCCTATTAGCGCTAGAATAGATCCTTAAACTATACCGTTGACAGACGTGTCAACAATGAATCCAACTGGAAAATAAGATTTAATATCTGAAATGCAACACATATGGATGCTGAGCAGCAGTCATCAGACAGTGTAAGTTGCATGACAGACTTTTGGATAGCACTACTGTGCCAGGTGTTGTAATAAGAGTAAAGGAGACCTTGATTTCCAGCTATTATCTTATTTTCTCTGATCCACTGGCTATCTGTTAATTTCATGCTGAAGATCAGGCACAAAGAAGGCATGATCTAAGTGCGCGGCAGTTTGCTGAGATAACCACGAGATGGCGCAATATCATAAGGAAACACCCTTGccaaaagtatattaaaattCAATGTCAATATATGTCTGAACAAGCCACAATGCAGAAAGGTAACACCATAGTTTACAAGTAATTGCAAGAATCTTTCCATGCACTTCTGAAATGTTCATGTTATCATGGGTTCACTCATGGTTTAAGGGATGTATCAAAACACTTGTCTAACATAAAAATGCTGACATATGTACTTGAAAAAATACTAATTAACCTGAGTTCTGTTACATTTCACAATTATATATCATTTTGATATATTACTATAATTTGCACATGTGTATCTGGGTCTGAGAATAATAAGTTCTCACTGGAGGGAAAGGCTAGAACTTAGGTGAGGTAGGCTAAATAGTTGTTATGTTGCCTGTCTGTTAATGGAGGGCTTTGTCTAGTTTTGCGCTGCCTAACATGACATAATTTTGTTTCTTAAAGTGATCTAAAAATGACTAAATATCTagaaaagattttttattttgcatcttGTCATTTTACGTTACTTTTATT
This genomic interval carries:
- the LOC142152871 gene encoding protocadherin-10-like isoform X2, with product MWWSMGRPWSGQVLLALLTCCLVPASSQIRYSVPEELDHGAFVGNIAEDLGLDISKLSPRRFRIVSGSNKQHLEVNLENGILFVNEKIDREEVCEFQPVCSLHLQVVMENPLELYRVEVEILDINDNAPSFPWHDYVLEVTESAAPGARFPLESAQDPDVGTNSLRTYKLSPNGFFSLEVQSRSDGSKFAELVLERPLDREQQKTHRVLLTAMDGGIPERSGTALVIISVLDANDNVPTFDQTFYRVSLQENVPRGTLVIKLNATDLDEGTNGEIEYSFSGHAPQKVRDLFMVEPRTGNVRVKGILDYEKSNLYELYIQAKDRGPSAVAVHCRVLVNLLDVNDNAPEVILTSVSTPVMEDAPPGTVIAVISVMDRDSGDNGDVNCDIPKNVPFQLHSSYKNYYTLVTTEVLDREAVSEYNITISARDFGSPPLMTKKIISVQVTDINDNIPTFLQPSYTVYVMENNPPGASICSVTALDPDSNQNSYLSYSIMEGQIQGMPVSTYVSINSDSGNIYALRSFDYEQIRNFQIRVQAQDAGFPPLSSNVTVNVFILDQNDNVPVIVSPLPKNGTVATDVIPRSADPGYLVGKISAMDADSGQNSRLSYQILQATDTTLFSIALYTGELRTIRALVDRDATKHRLVIQVRDNGQPSLSTSVSIVLTVVDSIPETPSEFNDLPLNSDPSTSSLTLYLIVSLGSVSFTFLVAIIVLTVIKCHKDRLSLQDYKCSIPTCCCMRSGSSGDVFKNSNINLQISSGNKVQTNCMESSGSGPQNYCYKVCLTPESAKSDFMFLKPYNSTTQNNEKIPEKTAPGKGGQNPPAANNAVNEIKLPNTDWSPQKTQKPGLKSSQSLEDLGTRKDIKKTPPTSNGVWSPKYGVPFQQHVPTLDYQHNVYIPGTPTLLANKQGLYREYEEKNSFSTFGKKRKITSCCDVNDDMIINNDLK
- the LOC142152871 gene encoding protocadherin-10-like isoform X3 — protein: MWWSMGRPWSGQVLLALLTCCLVPASSQIRYSVPEELDHGAFVGNIAEDLGLDISKLSPRRFRIVSGSNKQHLEVNLENGILFVNEKIDREEVCEFQPVCSLHLQVVMENPLELYRVEVEILDINDNAPSFPWHDYVLEVTESAAPGARFPLESAQDPDVGTNSLRTYKLSPNGFFSLEVQSRSDGSKFAELVLERPLDREQQKTHRVLLTAMDGGIPERSGTALVIISVLDANDNVPTFDQTFYRVSLQENVPRGTLVIKLNATDLDEGTNGEIEYSFSGHAPQKVRDLFMVEPRTGNVRVKGILDYEKSNLYELYIQAKDRGPSAVAVHCRVLVNLLDVNDNAPEVILTSVSTPVMEDAPPGTVIAVISVMDRDSGDNGDVNCDIPKNVPFQLHSSYKNYYTLVTTEVLDREAVSEYNITISARDFGSPPLMTKKIISVQVTDINDNIPTFLQPSYTVYVMENNPPGASICSVTALDPDSNQNSYLSYSIMEGQIQGMPVSTYVSINSDSGNIYALRSFDYEQIRNFQIRVQAQDAGFPPLSSNVTVNVFILDQNDNVPVIVSPLPKNGTVATDVIPRSADPGYLVGKISAMDADSGQNSRLSYQILQATDTTLFSIALYTGELRTIRALVDRDATKHRLVIQVRDNGQPSLSTSVSIVLTVVDSIPETPSEFNDLPLNSDPSTSSLTLYLIVSLGSVSFTFLVAIIVLTVIKCHKDRLSLQDYKCSIPTCCCMRSGSSGDVFKNSNINLQISSGNKVQTNCMESSGSGPQNYCYKVCLTPESAKSDFMFLKPYNSTTQNNEKIPEKTAPGKGGQNPPAANNAVNEIKLPNTDWSPQKTQKPGLKRHKKDASDIKRRLESQVWCTVSATCANTGLST
- the LOC142152871 gene encoding protocadherin-10-like isoform X1 codes for the protein MWWSMGRPWSGQVLLALLTCCLVPASSQIRYSVPEELDHGAFVGNIAEDLGLDISKLSPRRFRIVSGSNKQHLEVNLENGILFVNEKIDREEVCEFQPVCSLHLQVVMENPLELYRVEVEILDINDNAPSFPWHDYVLEVTESAAPGARFPLESAQDPDVGTNSLRTYKLSPNGFFSLEVQSRSDGSKFAELVLERPLDREQQKTHRVLLTAMDGGIPERSGTALVIISVLDANDNVPTFDQTFYRVSLQENVPRGTLVIKLNATDLDEGTNGEIEYSFSGHAPQKVRDLFMVEPRTGNVRVKGILDYEKSNLYELYIQAKDRGPSAVAVHCRVLVNLLDVNDNAPEVILTSVSTPVMEDAPPGTVIAVISVMDRDSGDNGDVNCDIPKNVPFQLHSSYKNYYTLVTTEVLDREAVSEYNITISARDFGSPPLMTKKIISVQVTDINDNIPTFLQPSYTVYVMENNPPGASICSVTALDPDSNQNSYLSYSIMEGQIQGMPVSTYVSINSDSGNIYALRSFDYEQIRNFQIRVQAQDAGFPPLSSNVTVNVFILDQNDNVPVIVSPLPKNGTVATDVIPRSADPGYLVGKISAMDADSGQNSRLSYQILQATDTTLFSIALYTGELRTIRALVDRDATKHRLVIQVRDNGQPSLSTSVSIVLTVVDSIPETPSEFNDLPLNSDPSTSSLTLYLIVSLGSVSFTFLVAIIVLTVIKCHKDRLSLQDYKCSIPTCCCMRSGSSGDVFKNSNINLQISSGNKVQTNCMESSGSGPQNYCYKVCLTPESAKSDFMFLKPYNSTTQNNEKIPEKTAPGKGGQNPPAANNAVNEIKLPNTDWSPQKTQKPGLKSSQSLEDLGTRKGVKKDHDRLRTLVSPVTDIKKTPPTSNGVWSPKYGVPFQQHVPTLDYQHNVYIPGTPTLLANKQGLYREYEEKNSFSTFGKKRKITSCCDVNDDMIINNDLK